The DNA sequence AATAATTCTAAATTTGTTCTAAACCATTGTGTACTAGTGTATCGTTATTATTAAATCAATTGATAGTGCTTTAAAGGAATCATTAGTTGTCGAAGTGTCGTAGGTGAACTTTGATCCATCATGTCGACACGATGGTATCCAGTATACCAAAAAGGCAATCCTCAGCTGCGCGTCTTTCTTCCCAACTACTGGATGAAACTTGTCAAGCCTGATGACAAGCAACCTCCAGATGTGGTGCAGTTTCAGGTACCTACTGGTATGTCCAATCATGATATCAAGAACTATTTAGAAAAGATTTACAAAGTACCTGTAGCAGAAGTACGATCTGCAATTGTTGCCGGCAAATGTCGCCCGTGGCGTAAAAATGCTTACATCATCAAAGAGGATGACTTTCGCAGAGCATACGTGA is a window from the Bemisia tabaci chromosome 5, PGI_BMITA_v3 genome containing:
- the mRpL23 gene encoding large ribosomal subunit protein uL23m, which produces MSTRWYPVYQKGNPQLRVFLPNYWMKLVKPDDKQPPDVVQFQVPTGMSNHDIKNYLEKIYKVPVAEVRSAIVAGKCRPWRKNAYIIKEDDFRRAYVKLQRGTTFQFPDIDEVDSQSEAKRKLEASSEEAAQNTTSFTNKQDGERSGIPSWFSI